A DNA window from Drosophila virilis strain 15010-1051.87 chromosome 4, Dvir_AGI_RSII-ME, whole genome shotgun sequence contains the following coding sequences:
- the Ndae1 gene encoding electroneutral sodium bicarbonate exchanger 1 isoform X4, producing MASKQTTTLGNLENFLVRCAIRDKVDASMPQQAQTQKAQLKHIHGNGRLPNVITTDSSRPWNMNSSSGDDEAPKDPRTGGEDFTQQFTENDFEGHRAHTVYVGVHVPGGRRHSQRRRKHHHSGGTGAAAGAAAAAGGAAGAGRDSISDKQQEVERPVTPPAQRVQFILGEDVDDGSHVSHPLFSEMGMLVKEGDEIEWKETARWIKFEEDVEEGGNRWSKPHVATLSLHSLFELRGLLLNGSVMLDMEANNLELVADLVCDQMVSGGTLPASVKDKVKDALLRRHRHQHEYAKKSRLPIIRSLADMRNQSSSKNATGQSLHATSPGFGSDGCRTPVTSIFVSSKDQRGCYLAVPTEDMIKSPSSHSMARQTSGTELAEQQHKGNTHFMRKIPPGAEASNILVGEVDFLERTLSCFIRLSQAAVMGDLTEVPVPTRFIFILLGPPGSQSNFHEIGRAMATLMSDEIFHEVAYRARKRDHLLAGVDEFLDAVTVLPPGEWDPTIRIEPPAAIPSQEVRKRPPELPKEEIDEEEEEQRLREESGLSRTGRLFGGLINDIKRKAPWYWSDYRDALSMQCVASWIFLYFACLSPIITFGGLLSEATGKNMAAMESLVSGFVCGMGYGFFSGQPLTILGSTGPVLVFESIVYEFSMAQGWDYMTFRFWIGMWVAVICIVLTAIDASALVCYITRFTEENFATLIAVIFVYKAIENVFVIGKTFPVNQGIYDCICTPPLHSNASVLDFAKYKWDSCESYNGTLSGTDCGRPPTENVFLMSVVLCSGTFIFSTVLKEFKNALFFPSIVRQYISDFSVLIAIFAMTFFDYSLGVPTQKLEVPHELKPTLSTRGWLIPPFSEKNPWWSAIIAVFPALLGTILIFMDQQITAVIVNRKENKLKKGCGYHLDLFVLSGLIAICSVMGLPWFVAATVLSINHVNSLKLESECSAPGEKPQFLGVREQRVTHIMIFLTIGGSVLLTPLLGHIPMPVLFGVFLYMGVASLKGLQFFDRILIMFMPAKYQPDYMFLRQVPIKRVHLFTIIQLACLIILWLIKSFSQTSILFPLMLVVMIGIRKSLDFVFTRRELKILDDIMPEMTKRAAADDLHQLDAEDNHHQHQQPPGTGSAAYNAKNANATAGATTIHIPLSGNKMGSTAAGPVPPVEVNRATVWKQINKDGTSEQLIIPVTVKVRQINGNHSSTNAALSPRLSPMHEADEYNETPNKTPAQMLPANQQQPSNCKDAAAKLECGPIVAAQVPANVTPV from the exons GATCCGCGCACCGGCGGCGAGGACTTTACCCAACAATTTACAGAAAACGATTTCGAGG GACACCGCGCACACACCGTTTATGTGGGCGTGCACGTGCCGGGAGGACGACGGCATTCGCAGCGGCGCCGCAAGCATCACCACAGCGGCGGCACaggtgcagcagcaggcgcagcagctgctgctggcggcgccGCTGGCGCTGGCAGAGACAGCATCAGCGATAAGCAACAGGAAGTGGAGCGTCCAG TGACGCCGCCCGCACAACGTGTACAGTTTATATTGGGCGAGGATGTGGATGATGGTTCGCATGTGTCGCATCCTCTGTTCTCTGAGATGGGCATGCTGGTGAAGGAGGGCGATGAGATTGAGTGGAAGGAGACGGCACGCTGGATTAAGTTCGAGGAGGATGTGGAGGAGGGCGGCAATCGCTGGTCCAAACCGCATGTGGCCACGCTCTCGCTGCACTCGCTGTTTGAGCTGCGTGGTCTGCTCCTCAATGGCAGCGTCATGCTGGACATGGAGGCCAATAATCTGGAGCTGGTTGCCGATCTCGTCTGCGATCAAATGGTCAGCGGCGGCACGCTGCCCGCTAGCGTCAAGGACAAGGTAAAGGATGCGCTACTGCGCCGACATCGCCATCAGCACGAGTATGCAAAGAAGTCGCGATTGCCCATCATACGTTCCCTGGCGGACATGCGCAATCAGTCGTCATCAAAAA ACGCAACTGGGCAATCATTGCATGCCACATCGCCTGGTTTCGGTTCGGATGGATGCCGTACACCCGTGACGTCTATCTTTGTGTCCAGTAAGGATCAGCGTGGTTGTTATCTCGCTGTTCCCACAG AGGACATGATTAAGAGTCCCAGCAGCCATTCGATGGCCAGACAGACCAGCGGCACAGAGCTGGCCGAGCAACAACACAAGGGCAATACGCATTTTATGCGCAAAATACCACCAGGAGCGGAGGCAAGCAACATTCTAGTGGGCGAGGTGGACTTCCTAGAGCGCACACTCTCCTGTTTCATACGTCTCAGCCAGGCGGCAGTCATGGGCGATCTCACCGAGGTGCCAGTGCCAACCAG ATTCATTTTTATACTACTGGGTCCGCCGGGCAGCCAGAGCAATTTCCATGAGATTGGACGTGCCATGGCCACGCTGATGTCGGACGAGATCTTCCATGAAGTTGCGTATAGAGCACGCAAGCGCGATCACTTGCTCGCTGGCGTGGATGAGTTTCTGGATGCGGTTACAGTATTACCACCCGGAGAATGGGATCCAACCATACGGATTGAGCCGCCGGCGGCTATACCATCGCAGGAGGTGCGTAAGCGACCGCCCGAGCTGCCCAAGGAGGAGAtcgacgaggaggaggaggagcaacGTTTGCGCGAAGAGTCGGGTCTCTCGCGTACGGGTCGCCTATTTGGCGGTCTGATCAATGATATTAAACGCAAGGCGCCCTGGTACTGGAGCGATTACCGTGATGCGCTGTCCATGCAGTGCGTAGCTTCGTGGATTTTCCTGTATTTCGCCTGCTTGTCCCCCATCATTACGTTTGGTGGCCTGCTGTCGGAGGCCACGGGCAAGAATATGGCGGCAATGGAGTCGCTGGTCTCCGGATTTGTTTGCGGCATGGGTTATGGCTTCTTTTCTGGTCAGCCATTAACAATTTTAGGTTCCACCGGTCCAGTGCTAGTCTTCGAGTCGATTGTCTATGAGTTCTCGATGGCTCAGGGTTGGGACTATATGACATTCCGCTTCTGGATCGGCATGTGGGTCGCCGTCATCTGTATCGTCCTGACCGCAATCGATGCCAGCGCGCTCGTCTGCTATATAACACGCTTCACCGAGGAGAACTTTGCCACCCTTATCGCGGTTATCTTTGTCTACAAGGCCATCGAGAATGTGTTTGTCATTGGCAAGACCTTCCCGGTCAATCAGGGCATCTATGATTGCATCTGTACTCCGCCGCTGCACAGTAATGCCAGCGTCCTTGACTTTGCCAAATACAAATGGGACTCCTGTGAG TCCTACAATGGCACACTGAGTGGCACCGATTGCGGCAGGCCACCCACCGAGAACGTCTTCCTTATGTCCGTGGTTCTGTGCTCCGGTACATTTATCTTCTCCACCGTTCTCAAGGAATTCAAGAACGCGCTGTTCTTCCCATCGATTGTGCGACAATACATAAGCGATTTCTCCGTTCTGATTGCCATCTTTGCCATGACCTTCTTTGACTACTCACTCGGCGTTCCCACACAGAAACTGGAGGTGCCTCACGAGCTGAAGCCCACGTTGAGCACACGCGGCTGGCTCATACCGCCGTTTAGCGAGAAGAATCCTTGGTGGTCGGCGATCATTGCGGTATTCCCAGCACTGCTGGGCACCATACTCATCTTTATGGATCAACAAATTACGGCCGTGATTGTCAATCGCAAGGAGAACAAGTTGAAGAAGGGCTGCGGCTATCACTTGGATCTGTTTGTGCTCTCCGGACTGATTGCAATCTGCAGCGTAATGGGTTTGCCCTG GTTCGTGGCGGCCACTGTGCTAAGCATCAATCATGTCAACTCGCTGAAACTGGAATCGGAGTGCAGTGCCCCTGGCGAGAAGCCGCAGTTCTTGGGAGTGCGCGAGCAGCGCGTGACTCACATCATGATCTTCCTGACCATCGGCGGTTCGGTGCTGTTGACACCGCTGCTCGGACACATACCAATGCCGGTGCTCTTTGGCGTCTTCTTGTACATGGGCGTGGCCTCGCTCAAGGGTCTGCAGTTCTTCGATCGTATTCTAATCATGTTCATGCCGGCCAAATATCAGCCGGACTACATGTTCCTGCGTCAG GTACCCATCAAGCGTGTGCATCTGTTTACCATTATACAGTTGGCCTGTCTGATTATCTTGTGGCTGATTAAGAGCTTCTCCCAGACCTCGATACTCTTCCCACTGATGTTGGTGGTTATGATTGGCATACGCAAGTCCTTGGACTTTGTGTTCACGCGACGTGAGTTGAAAATACTTGATGATATTATGCCAGAGATGACGAAACGTGCGGCCGCCGATGATCTGCATCAACTGGACGCTGAG GAcaatcatcatcagcatcaacagccacCCGGCACAGGAAGTGCTGCCTACAATGCCAAGAATGCGAACGCGACAGCGGGTGCCACAACCATACACATACCGTTATCTGGCAAcaaaatgggcagcactgcTGCGGGACCGGTGCCCCCAGTGGAAGTAAATCGTGCGACTGTCTGGAAACAGATCAACAAGGACGGCACCTCCGAGCAGCTGATCATACCCGTGACCGTTAAAGTGCGTCAAATCAATGGCAATCA TTCCTCGACAAACGCCGCCCTTTCGCCACGCCTATCGCCCATGCACGAGGCTGATGAATATAACGAAACCCCAAACAAGACGCCAGCCCAAATGCTCCCAGCGAATCAACAGCAGCCGAGCAACTGCAAGGATGCGGCTGCCAAGCTAGAATGTGGCCCCATTGTCGCCGCCCAAGTCCCGGCCAACGTAACGCCCGTCTAA
- the Ndae1 gene encoding electroneutral sodium bicarbonate exchanger 1 isoform X7: MASKQTTTLGNLENFLVRCAIRDKVDASMPQQAQTQKAQLKHIHGNGRLPNVITTDSSRPWNMNSSSGDDEAPKDPRTGGEDFTQQFTENDFEGHRAHTVYVGVHVPGGRRHSQRRRKHHHSGGTGAAAGAAAAAGGAAGAGRDSISDKQQEVERPVTPPAQRVQFILGEDVDDGSHVSHPLFSEMGMLVKEGDEIEWKETARWIKFEEDVEEGGNRWSKPHVATLSLHSLFELRGLLLNGSVMLDMEANNLELVADLVCDQMVSGGTLPASVKDKVKDALLRRHRHQHEYAKKSRLPIIRSLADMRNQSSSKKDMIKSPSSHSMARQTSGTELAEQQHKGNTHFMRKIPPGAEASNILVGEVDFLERTLSCFIRLSQAAVMGDLTEVPVPTRFIFILLGPPGSQSNFHEIGRAMATLMSDEIFHEVAYRARKRDHLLAGVDEFLDAVTVLPPGEWDPTIRIEPPAAIPSQEVRKRPPELPKEEIDEEEEEQRLREESGLSRTGRLFGGLINDIKRKAPWYWSDYRDALSMQCVASWIFLYFACLSPIITFGGLLSEATGKNMAAMESLVSGFVCGMGYGFFSGQPLTILGSTGPVLVFESIVYEFSMAQGWDYMTFRFWIGMWVAVICIVLTAIDASALVCYITRFTEENFATLIAVIFVYKAIENVFVIGKTFPVNQGIYDCICTPPLHSNASVLDFAKYKWDSCESYNGTLSGTDCGRPPTENVFLMSVVLCSGTFIFSTVLKEFKNALFFPSIVRQYISDFSVLIAIFAMTFFDYSLGVPTQKLEVPHELKPTLSTRGWLIPPFSEKNPWWSAIIAVFPALLGTILIFMDQQITAVIVNRKENKLKKGCGYHLDLFVLSGLIAICSVMGLPWFVAATVLSINHVNSLKLESECSAPGEKPQFLGVREQRVTHIMIFLTIGGSVLLTPLLGHIPMPVLFGVFLYMGVASLKGLQFFDRILIMFMPAKYQPDYMFLRQVPIKRVHLFTIIQLACLIILWLIKSFSQTSILFPLMLVVMIGIRKSLDFVFTRRELKILDDIMPEMTKRAAADDLHQLDAEDNHHQHQQPPGTGSAAYNAKNANATAGATTIHIPLSGNKMGSTAAGPVPPVEVNRATVWKQINKDGTSEQLIIPVTVKVRQINGNHSSTNAALSPRLSPMHEADEYNETPNKTPAQMLPANQQQPSNCKDAAAKLECGPIVAAQVPANVTPV, from the exons GATCCGCGCACCGGCGGCGAGGACTTTACCCAACAATTTACAGAAAACGATTTCGAGG GACACCGCGCACACACCGTTTATGTGGGCGTGCACGTGCCGGGAGGACGACGGCATTCGCAGCGGCGCCGCAAGCATCACCACAGCGGCGGCACaggtgcagcagcaggcgcagcagctgctgctggcggcgccGCTGGCGCTGGCAGAGACAGCATCAGCGATAAGCAACAGGAAGTGGAGCGTCCAG TGACGCCGCCCGCACAACGTGTACAGTTTATATTGGGCGAGGATGTGGATGATGGTTCGCATGTGTCGCATCCTCTGTTCTCTGAGATGGGCATGCTGGTGAAGGAGGGCGATGAGATTGAGTGGAAGGAGACGGCACGCTGGATTAAGTTCGAGGAGGATGTGGAGGAGGGCGGCAATCGCTGGTCCAAACCGCATGTGGCCACGCTCTCGCTGCACTCGCTGTTTGAGCTGCGTGGTCTGCTCCTCAATGGCAGCGTCATGCTGGACATGGAGGCCAATAATCTGGAGCTGGTTGCCGATCTCGTCTGCGATCAAATGGTCAGCGGCGGCACGCTGCCCGCTAGCGTCAAGGACAAGGTAAAGGATGCGCTACTGCGCCGACATCGCCATCAGCACGAGTATGCAAAGAAGTCGCGATTGCCCATCATACGTTCCCTGGCGGACATGCGCAATCAGTCGTCATCAAAAA AGGACATGATTAAGAGTCCCAGCAGCCATTCGATGGCCAGACAGACCAGCGGCACAGAGCTGGCCGAGCAACAACACAAGGGCAATACGCATTTTATGCGCAAAATACCACCAGGAGCGGAGGCAAGCAACATTCTAGTGGGCGAGGTGGACTTCCTAGAGCGCACACTCTCCTGTTTCATACGTCTCAGCCAGGCGGCAGTCATGGGCGATCTCACCGAGGTGCCAGTGCCAACCAG ATTCATTTTTATACTACTGGGTCCGCCGGGCAGCCAGAGCAATTTCCATGAGATTGGACGTGCCATGGCCACGCTGATGTCGGACGAGATCTTCCATGAAGTTGCGTATAGAGCACGCAAGCGCGATCACTTGCTCGCTGGCGTGGATGAGTTTCTGGATGCGGTTACAGTATTACCACCCGGAGAATGGGATCCAACCATACGGATTGAGCCGCCGGCGGCTATACCATCGCAGGAGGTGCGTAAGCGACCGCCCGAGCTGCCCAAGGAGGAGAtcgacgaggaggaggaggagcaacGTTTGCGCGAAGAGTCGGGTCTCTCGCGTACGGGTCGCCTATTTGGCGGTCTGATCAATGATATTAAACGCAAGGCGCCCTGGTACTGGAGCGATTACCGTGATGCGCTGTCCATGCAGTGCGTAGCTTCGTGGATTTTCCTGTATTTCGCCTGCTTGTCCCCCATCATTACGTTTGGTGGCCTGCTGTCGGAGGCCACGGGCAAGAATATGGCGGCAATGGAGTCGCTGGTCTCCGGATTTGTTTGCGGCATGGGTTATGGCTTCTTTTCTGGTCAGCCATTAACAATTTTAGGTTCCACCGGTCCAGTGCTAGTCTTCGAGTCGATTGTCTATGAGTTCTCGATGGCTCAGGGTTGGGACTATATGACATTCCGCTTCTGGATCGGCATGTGGGTCGCCGTCATCTGTATCGTCCTGACCGCAATCGATGCCAGCGCGCTCGTCTGCTATATAACACGCTTCACCGAGGAGAACTTTGCCACCCTTATCGCGGTTATCTTTGTCTACAAGGCCATCGAGAATGTGTTTGTCATTGGCAAGACCTTCCCGGTCAATCAGGGCATCTATGATTGCATCTGTACTCCGCCGCTGCACAGTAATGCCAGCGTCCTTGACTTTGCCAAATACAAATGGGACTCCTGTGAG TCCTACAATGGCACACTGAGTGGCACCGATTGCGGCAGGCCACCCACCGAGAACGTCTTCCTTATGTCCGTGGTTCTGTGCTCCGGTACATTTATCTTCTCCACCGTTCTCAAGGAATTCAAGAACGCGCTGTTCTTCCCATCGATTGTGCGACAATACATAAGCGATTTCTCCGTTCTGATTGCCATCTTTGCCATGACCTTCTTTGACTACTCACTCGGCGTTCCCACACAGAAACTGGAGGTGCCTCACGAGCTGAAGCCCACGTTGAGCACACGCGGCTGGCTCATACCGCCGTTTAGCGAGAAGAATCCTTGGTGGTCGGCGATCATTGCGGTATTCCCAGCACTGCTGGGCACCATACTCATCTTTATGGATCAACAAATTACGGCCGTGATTGTCAATCGCAAGGAGAACAAGTTGAAGAAGGGCTGCGGCTATCACTTGGATCTGTTTGTGCTCTCCGGACTGATTGCAATCTGCAGCGTAATGGGTTTGCCCTG GTTCGTGGCGGCCACTGTGCTAAGCATCAATCATGTCAACTCGCTGAAACTGGAATCGGAGTGCAGTGCCCCTGGCGAGAAGCCGCAGTTCTTGGGAGTGCGCGAGCAGCGCGTGACTCACATCATGATCTTCCTGACCATCGGCGGTTCGGTGCTGTTGACACCGCTGCTCGGACACATACCAATGCCGGTGCTCTTTGGCGTCTTCTTGTACATGGGCGTGGCCTCGCTCAAGGGTCTGCAGTTCTTCGATCGTATTCTAATCATGTTCATGCCGGCCAAATATCAGCCGGACTACATGTTCCTGCGTCAG GTACCCATCAAGCGTGTGCATCTGTTTACCATTATACAGTTGGCCTGTCTGATTATCTTGTGGCTGATTAAGAGCTTCTCCCAGACCTCGATACTCTTCCCACTGATGTTGGTGGTTATGATTGGCATACGCAAGTCCTTGGACTTTGTGTTCACGCGACGTGAGTTGAAAATACTTGATGATATTATGCCAGAGATGACGAAACGTGCGGCCGCCGATGATCTGCATCAACTGGACGCTGAG GAcaatcatcatcagcatcaacagccacCCGGCACAGGAAGTGCTGCCTACAATGCCAAGAATGCGAACGCGACAGCGGGTGCCACAACCATACACATACCGTTATCTGGCAAcaaaatgggcagcactgcTGCGGGACCGGTGCCCCCAGTGGAAGTAAATCGTGCGACTGTCTGGAAACAGATCAACAAGGACGGCACCTCCGAGCAGCTGATCATACCCGTGACCGTTAAAGTGCGTCAAATCAATGGCAATCA TTCCTCGACAAACGCCGCCCTTTCGCCACGCCTATCGCCCATGCACGAGGCTGATGAATATAACGAAACCCCAAACAAGACGCCAGCCCAAATGCTCCCAGCGAATCAACAGCAGCCGAGCAACTGCAAGGATGCGGCTGCCAAGCTAGAATGTGGCCCCATTGTCGCCGCCCAAGTCCCGGCCAACGTAACGCCCGTCTAA
- the Ndae1 gene encoding electroneutral sodium bicarbonate exchanger 1 isoform X6, translating into MASKQTTTLGNLENFLVRCAIRDKVDASMPQQAQTQKAQLKHIHGNGRLPNVITTDSSRPWNMNSSSGDDEAPKDPRTGGEDFTQQFTENDFEGHRAHTVYVGVHVPGGRRHSQRRRKHHHSGGTGAAAGAAAAAGGAAGAGRDSISDKQQEVERPVTPPAQRVQFILGEDVDDGSHVSHPLFSEMGMLVKEGDEIEWKETARWIKFEEDVEEGGNRWSKPHVATLSLHSLFELRGLLLNGSVMLDMEANNLELVADLVCDQMVSGGTLPASVKDKVKDALLRRHRHQHEYAKKSRLPIIRSLADMRNQSSSKKKKSNSKNLRPPQNLPMITEDMIKSPSSHSMARQTSGTELAEQQHKGNTHFMRKIPPGAEASNILVGEVDFLERTLSCFIRLSQAAVMGDLTEVPVPTRFIFILLGPPGSQSNFHEIGRAMATLMSDEIFHEVAYRARKRDHLLAGVDEFLDAVTVLPPGEWDPTIRIEPPAAIPSQEVRKRPPELPKEEIDEEEEEQRLREESGLSRTGRLFGGLINDIKRKAPWYWSDYRDALSMQCVASWIFLYFACLSPIITFGGLLSEATGKNMAAMESLVSGFVCGMGYGFFSGQPLTILGSTGPVLVFESIVYEFSMAQGWDYMTFRFWIGMWVAVICIVLTAIDASALVCYITRFTEENFATLIAVIFVYKAIENVFVIGKTFPVNQGIYDCICTPPLHSNASVLDFAKYKWDSCESYNGTLSGTDCGRPPTENVFLMSVVLCSGTFIFSTVLKEFKNALFFPSIVRQYISDFSVLIAIFAMTFFDYSLGVPTQKLEVPHELKPTLSTRGWLIPPFSEKNPWWSAIIAVFPALLGTILIFMDQQITAVIVNRKENKLKKGCGYHLDLFVLSGLIAICSVMGLPWFVAATVLSINHVNSLKLESECSAPGEKPQFLGVREQRVTHIMIFLTIGGSVLLTPLLGHIPMPVLFGVFLYMGVASLKGLQFFDRILIMFMPAKYQPDYMFLRQVPIKRVHLFTIIQLACLIILWLIKSFSQTSILFPLMLVVMIGIRKSLDFVFTRRELKILDDIMPEMTKRAAADDLHQLDAEDNHHQHQQPPGTGSAAYNAKNANATAGATTIHIPLSGNKMGSTAAGPVPPVEVNRATVWKQINKDGTSEQLIIPVTVKVRQINGNHSSTNAALSPRLSPMHEADEYNETPNKTPAQMLPANQQQPSNCKDAAAKLECGPIVAAQVPANVTPV; encoded by the exons GATCCGCGCACCGGCGGCGAGGACTTTACCCAACAATTTACAGAAAACGATTTCGAGG GACACCGCGCACACACCGTTTATGTGGGCGTGCACGTGCCGGGAGGACGACGGCATTCGCAGCGGCGCCGCAAGCATCACCACAGCGGCGGCACaggtgcagcagcaggcgcagcagctgctgctggcggcgccGCTGGCGCTGGCAGAGACAGCATCAGCGATAAGCAACAGGAAGTGGAGCGTCCAG TGACGCCGCCCGCACAACGTGTACAGTTTATATTGGGCGAGGATGTGGATGATGGTTCGCATGTGTCGCATCCTCTGTTCTCTGAGATGGGCATGCTGGTGAAGGAGGGCGATGAGATTGAGTGGAAGGAGACGGCACGCTGGATTAAGTTCGAGGAGGATGTGGAGGAGGGCGGCAATCGCTGGTCCAAACCGCATGTGGCCACGCTCTCGCTGCACTCGCTGTTTGAGCTGCGTGGTCTGCTCCTCAATGGCAGCGTCATGCTGGACATGGAGGCCAATAATCTGGAGCTGGTTGCCGATCTCGTCTGCGATCAAATGGTCAGCGGCGGCACGCTGCCCGCTAGCGTCAAGGACAAGGTAAAGGATGCGCTACTGCGCCGACATCGCCATCAGCACGAGTATGCAAAGAAGTCGCGATTGCCCATCATACGTTCCCTGGCGGACATGCGCAATCAGTCGTCATCAAAAA agaaaaaatcaaattccAAAAACTTGCGGCCTCCACAAAATCTGCCCATGATAACAGAGGACATGATTAAGAGTCCCAGCAGCCATTCGATGGCCAGACAGACCAGCGGCACAGAGCTGGCCGAGCAACAACACAAGGGCAATACGCATTTTATGCGCAAAATACCACCAGGAGCGGAGGCAAGCAACATTCTAGTGGGCGAGGTGGACTTCCTAGAGCGCACACTCTCCTGTTTCATACGTCTCAGCCAGGCGGCAGTCATGGGCGATCTCACCGAGGTGCCAGTGCCAACCAG ATTCATTTTTATACTACTGGGTCCGCCGGGCAGCCAGAGCAATTTCCATGAGATTGGACGTGCCATGGCCACGCTGATGTCGGACGAGATCTTCCATGAAGTTGCGTATAGAGCACGCAAGCGCGATCACTTGCTCGCTGGCGTGGATGAGTTTCTGGATGCGGTTACAGTATTACCACCCGGAGAATGGGATCCAACCATACGGATTGAGCCGCCGGCGGCTATACCATCGCAGGAGGTGCGTAAGCGACCGCCCGAGCTGCCCAAGGAGGAGAtcgacgaggaggaggaggagcaacGTTTGCGCGAAGAGTCGGGTCTCTCGCGTACGGGTCGCCTATTTGGCGGTCTGATCAATGATATTAAACGCAAGGCGCCCTGGTACTGGAGCGATTACCGTGATGCGCTGTCCATGCAGTGCGTAGCTTCGTGGATTTTCCTGTATTTCGCCTGCTTGTCCCCCATCATTACGTTTGGTGGCCTGCTGTCGGAGGCCACGGGCAAGAATATGGCGGCAATGGAGTCGCTGGTCTCCGGATTTGTTTGCGGCATGGGTTATGGCTTCTTTTCTGGTCAGCCATTAACAATTTTAGGTTCCACCGGTCCAGTGCTAGTCTTCGAGTCGATTGTCTATGAGTTCTCGATGGCTCAGGGTTGGGACTATATGACATTCCGCTTCTGGATCGGCATGTGGGTCGCCGTCATCTGTATCGTCCTGACCGCAATCGATGCCAGCGCGCTCGTCTGCTATATAACACGCTTCACCGAGGAGAACTTTGCCACCCTTATCGCGGTTATCTTTGTCTACAAGGCCATCGAGAATGTGTTTGTCATTGGCAAGACCTTCCCGGTCAATCAGGGCATCTATGATTGCATCTGTACTCCGCCGCTGCACAGTAATGCCAGCGTCCTTGACTTTGCCAAATACAAATGGGACTCCTGTGAG TCCTACAATGGCACACTGAGTGGCACCGATTGCGGCAGGCCACCCACCGAGAACGTCTTCCTTATGTCCGTGGTTCTGTGCTCCGGTACATTTATCTTCTCCACCGTTCTCAAGGAATTCAAGAACGCGCTGTTCTTCCCATCGATTGTGCGACAATACATAAGCGATTTCTCCGTTCTGATTGCCATCTTTGCCATGACCTTCTTTGACTACTCACTCGGCGTTCCCACACAGAAACTGGAGGTGCCTCACGAGCTGAAGCCCACGTTGAGCACACGCGGCTGGCTCATACCGCCGTTTAGCGAGAAGAATCCTTGGTGGTCGGCGATCATTGCGGTATTCCCAGCACTGCTGGGCACCATACTCATCTTTATGGATCAACAAATTACGGCCGTGATTGTCAATCGCAAGGAGAACAAGTTGAAGAAGGGCTGCGGCTATCACTTGGATCTGTTTGTGCTCTCCGGACTGATTGCAATCTGCAGCGTAATGGGTTTGCCCTG GTTCGTGGCGGCCACTGTGCTAAGCATCAATCATGTCAACTCGCTGAAACTGGAATCGGAGTGCAGTGCCCCTGGCGAGAAGCCGCAGTTCTTGGGAGTGCGCGAGCAGCGCGTGACTCACATCATGATCTTCCTGACCATCGGCGGTTCGGTGCTGTTGACACCGCTGCTCGGACACATACCAATGCCGGTGCTCTTTGGCGTCTTCTTGTACATGGGCGTGGCCTCGCTCAAGGGTCTGCAGTTCTTCGATCGTATTCTAATCATGTTCATGCCGGCCAAATATCAGCCGGACTACATGTTCCTGCGTCAG GTACCCATCAAGCGTGTGCATCTGTTTACCATTATACAGTTGGCCTGTCTGATTATCTTGTGGCTGATTAAGAGCTTCTCCCAGACCTCGATACTCTTCCCACTGATGTTGGTGGTTATGATTGGCATACGCAAGTCCTTGGACTTTGTGTTCACGCGACGTGAGTTGAAAATACTTGATGATATTATGCCAGAGATGACGAAACGTGCGGCCGCCGATGATCTGCATCAACTGGACGCTGAG GAcaatcatcatcagcatcaacagccacCCGGCACAGGAAGTGCTGCCTACAATGCCAAGAATGCGAACGCGACAGCGGGTGCCACAACCATACACATACCGTTATCTGGCAAcaaaatgggcagcactgcTGCGGGACCGGTGCCCCCAGTGGAAGTAAATCGTGCGACTGTCTGGAAACAGATCAACAAGGACGGCACCTCCGAGCAGCTGATCATACCCGTGACCGTTAAAGTGCGTCAAATCAATGGCAATCA TTCCTCGACAAACGCCGCCCTTTCGCCACGCCTATCGCCCATGCACGAGGCTGATGAATATAACGAAACCCCAAACAAGACGCCAGCCCAAATGCTCCCAGCGAATCAACAGCAGCCGAGCAACTGCAAGGATGCGGCTGCCAAGCTAGAATGTGGCCCCATTGTCGCCGCCCAAGTCCCGGCCAACGTAACGCCCGTCTAA